The Microbulbifer sp. YPW1 genome contains a region encoding:
- a CDS encoding helix-turn-helix domain-containing protein — translation MNQVLFNFHDVVLLMTAMQCLFFAVLLLATNTGKQASTYFLAAFLFAHAFIPLHELVLWGAEFKFAVRELLPQVYFLGGFAYYLDGMLLFFCVKSLIYRDFSLRPRDAVHLLPFVLALVYMSAVFFRLPLEQRLELISSESLVYGWHYVLVEFLCKGLRVAYCLWSLLLIVKYTQRLKSTHSNVEKVDVTWIRTLVFGFMLVMLMEVVLSIAKMFSLYQHYDLGVFEKIGLTGYYTVFVLVNLLVFTGVRYFASFESVREPDKTRKTPGEQVCNPALAEEINRKMLSKKLYLQPDVTIDLLAENLEVPTRDLSMIINRHFEVNFYEFINRYRIQEAMRLLRSADGDGKTITDIYLEVGFNSKSVFNTFFKKAAGMTPSQYRRADAIPETA, via the coding sequence TGCCTGTTTTTTGCGGTACTCCTGCTGGCCACCAATACCGGCAAGCAGGCGAGCACATACTTCCTTGCGGCATTCCTGTTTGCGCACGCATTTATCCCTTTGCACGAGCTGGTGTTGTGGGGTGCGGAGTTCAAATTTGCGGTGCGCGAGTTGTTACCCCAGGTCTATTTCCTCGGCGGCTTCGCCTATTACCTGGACGGCATGCTGCTGTTCTTCTGTGTCAAATCCCTGATTTATCGCGACTTCTCCCTGCGTCCGCGGGATGCGGTGCACCTGCTGCCGTTTGTATTGGCACTGGTGTACATGAGTGCGGTGTTCTTCCGTCTGCCGCTGGAGCAGCGCCTGGAGCTGATCAGCAGCGAATCACTGGTGTACGGCTGGCACTACGTGCTGGTGGAGTTTTTGTGCAAAGGCTTGCGCGTTGCGTACTGCCTCTGGTCTCTTCTGCTGATCGTGAAGTACACCCAGCGATTGAAGTCGACCCACTCCAATGTGGAAAAGGTCGATGTCACCTGGATCCGGACACTGGTGTTTGGTTTTATGCTGGTGATGTTGATGGAGGTGGTACTGAGCATCGCGAAGATGTTCAGCCTGTATCAGCACTACGACCTGGGGGTGTTTGAGAAAATCGGCCTTACCGGCTACTACACCGTGTTTGTCTTGGTTAACCTGCTGGTGTTTACCGGCGTGCGTTATTTCGCGAGTTTTGAATCGGTGCGCGAGCCGGATAAAACGCGCAAGACGCCCGGTGAGCAGGTGTGCAATCCTGCGCTGGCGGAAGAAATTAATCGCAAGATGCTCTCGAAAAAACTCTATCTGCAGCCCGATGTGACTATCGATCTGCTGGCGGAAAATCTTGAAGTCCCCACACGGGACTTGTCGATGATTATCAACCGTCACTTTGAGGTGAACTTCTACGAGTTCATCAATCGCTACCGGATTCAGGAGGCCATGCGTCTGTTGCGCAGCGCGGATGGGGACGGGAAAACCATTACCGATATATATCTGGAAGTAGGCTTCAATAGTAAATCGGTATTCAACACCTTCTTTAAAAAGGCCGCCGGTATGACGCCGTCCCAGTACCGTCGGGCCGACGCCATCCCAGAAACCGCATAA